CTAACCCGAAAATTATGTATAAAAAATATATCGCCGGCATTGTAGTAGCTGGTTTAGGTTTAGGCCTGGTATCTTTTAAATCTGACTCCGATCGCTATTTCGAGATTGCCAAAAATCTTGATGTATTCGCCACCCTTTTTAAAGAAGTAAATACCTATTACGTGGATGATGTGCCGCCTGCACAAATGATGCGCACGGGTATTGATGCCATGCTTAAATCGCTGGATCCTTACACCAACTATATTCCGGAAGACGATATCGAAGATTTCCGCACCATGACTACCGGCCAGTACGGCGGAATTGGGGCAGGTATCGGCGTGCACGATGGTAAAGTAGTTATCCAGATGCCTTACGAGGGTTCGCCTGCACAGAAAGCCGGCCTGACTATAGGTGACCAGATCCTGAAAATTGATGGTGTAAATGTAACTGGTAAGCCATCTGCTGAGGTAAGCAAACTGCTGAAAGGCCAGGCCAATACTCCTATAAAACTGGAGATCAAAAGCTACGGACAAACCAAATCACGCACGGTAGAGCTTCTGCGCGCTAATATAACAGTGGAGAATGTGCCATATATTGGTATGCTTGATAACGAGATCGGCTACTTCCAGCTTTCCGGTTTCACTATGGATGCCTCCAGAGAAGTAAAACAGGCAGTTCAGAAGCTGAAAGAGATGGGTGCCAAGAAGATCATTTTCGATTTGCGCGATAACCCGGGCGGTTTGCTGCACGAAGCAGTAAACATCTCTAATGTGTTTGTGGATAAAGGCAAAGACATTGTTAGCACTAAGGGTAAAGTAAAAGAGTGGAACAAGACCTACAAAGCCTTAGACGAACCGCTAGATAAAACAGTGCCATTGGTTGTGCTTACCAGTTCGCGCAGCGCATCTGCCGCCGAAATTGTAGCCGGTGTAATGCAGGATTATGACAGAGCGGTACTGGTAGGTGAGCGTACTTTTGGTAAAGGTCTGGTACAGGCAACACGTCCGCTTTCTTACAACTCGCAGCTAAAAGTTACTACAGCTAAATATTATACCCCAAGTGGCCGTTGCATTCAGGCTATCGATTATTCGCACCGCAATGAGGATGGTAGCGTGGCTTCTATTCCGGATTCGCTTCGTGTAGCATATAAAACAGCAGGAGGCCGTGTGGTATACGATGGTGGTGGTATTAGCCCTGATGTGGAAGTGCCGCCGACTGATTATTCTGAGATTGCCCGCACTATAGCTAACAAAGGTTACCTATTTGAGTTTGCCAACAAGTATAAAGCGGAGCATCCAAGTATAGCATCAGCCAAAGACTTTAAATTATCCGATGCCGATTACCAGAAGTTTGTAGCTTTCCTGGCAAACAAGGATGTGTCATATACTACAACTGTAGAACAGGAGCTGGTGGAACTTACTGATAAATCAAAAGAAGGCAAACATTACGAAGATATAAAAGCTGAACTGGACGCTATCCGTAAAAAGGTATCACATAATAAAGCCAACGACCTGCAGCGCTTCCGCCCTGAAATCCAGGAGATGCTGGAAGCAGAAATTGCCTCACGTTATTACTTACAGAAAGGCTACATCGAATCTACATTTGATGATGACCCGGATATCCTGATGGCGAAGAATGTGTTGAATGATCCGCAGAAATATGCTTCTTACCTGAAAGTTAAAACGAAGTAGAAGTATAAGCTAAGTATAAACAAAGGAGATGCTGCAAAGTATCTCCTTTGTGCTTTTACAAAGTATAGCTTTATAGTATAAACTGGATAGCGTACTTTTGCATCACACAAGTATAAAACCAATGCCTTTATTACTTTCCATTGAGACTTCCTCAACCGTATGTTCTGTTGCCCTGCACCGCGACGAGCAACTGCTGGGAGCATCAGAACTTCAGATCGAGAAATCGCATTCGTCGCATATAACTGTAATGATAAACCAACTGGTGGAAAATTGCGGAGCCACCCTCGAACAAATTGATGCGATAGCAGTTTCAGGAGGGCCGGGTTCTTATACAGGCTTGCGCATTGGCAGTGCAACAGCCAAAGGAATTTGTTATGCCTTAGATAAGCCGCTTATTTCAGTGTCAACGTTACATAGTCTGGCATTACAGGTAATTAACAGTACACCTAATGCGGTGCAGTATCTGTTTTGCCCGATGCTGGATGCCCGACGAATGGAAGTTTATACTTGCCTGCTCGATTATCAACTAAATGAAGTGTTGCCAATTGAGCCTATAGTATTAGATGCAGATACTTTTGCAGCAGAGCTTCAGAACAAGCCGATCATATTTCTCGGTAGTGGCGCTGGTAAGTTAAAGCAGTTTCATGCGGATAACCCGAAGGCTTTGTTTATAGATAATATTGTTCCATCAGCAAAACCTATAGGTGAGCTGGCGTTGCAAAAGTATAAAGAACAGGTTTTCGAAGATGTGGCCTACTATGAACCCTTCTATCTGAAAGATGTTTATATAACAAGTAGTAAACCTAAGGCATAAACAAGTATAAATATGTCAGAGATAATAAATAAGGTAGCCCAAAGTGCACTCGTAACTATAAACCTGGAAGAATTGCTTCATCCGGGCGAGCGCGTGGTGTATGATATAAAAGATAATCTTTTCCACGGACTGATCCTGAGAGAGA
Above is a genomic segment from Pontibacter deserti containing:
- a CDS encoding S41 family peptidase; translated protein: MYKKYIAGIVVAGLGLGLVSFKSDSDRYFEIAKNLDVFATLFKEVNTYYVDDVPPAQMMRTGIDAMLKSLDPYTNYIPEDDIEDFRTMTTGQYGGIGAGIGVHDGKVVIQMPYEGSPAQKAGLTIGDQILKIDGVNVTGKPSAEVSKLLKGQANTPIKLEIKSYGQTKSRTVELLRANITVENVPYIGMLDNEIGYFQLSGFTMDASREVKQAVQKLKEMGAKKIIFDLRDNPGGLLHEAVNISNVFVDKGKDIVSTKGKVKEWNKTYKALDEPLDKTVPLVVLTSSRSASAAEIVAGVMQDYDRAVLVGERTFGKGLVQATRPLSYNSQLKVTTAKYYTPSGRCIQAIDYSHRNEDGSVASIPDSLRVAYKTAGGRVVYDGGGISPDVEVPPTDYSEIARTIANKGYLFEFANKYKAEHPSIASAKDFKLSDADYQKFVAFLANKDVSYTTTVEQELVELTDKSKEGKHYEDIKAELDAIRKKVSHNKANDLQRFRPEIQEMLEAEIASRYYLQKGYIESTFDDDPDILMAKNVLNDPQKYASYLKVKTK
- the tsaB gene encoding tRNA (adenosine(37)-N6)-threonylcarbamoyltransferase complex dimerization subunit type 1 TsaB, with product MPLLLSIETSSTVCSVALHRDEQLLGASELQIEKSHSSHITVMINQLVENCGATLEQIDAIAVSGGPGSYTGLRIGSATAKGICYALDKPLISVSTLHSLALQVINSTPNAVQYLFCPMLDARRMEVYTCLLDYQLNEVLPIEPIVLDADTFAAELQNKPIIFLGSGAGKLKQFHADNPKALFIDNIVPSAKPIGELALQKYKEQVFEDVAYYEPFYLKDVYITSSKPKA